The sequence GCGCCTGTAATCTGAACTTGAACTTTTAAGGCCTGACTAAAATGAGAATCCTCCAAAGACCTGTTGAAATTGGGGAAGAATGTAAGCACGACACTCCCTGCGTTCAAAGTTGTAGCTATAGAGCCGATCACCGCATGTTCATAATTTAGATAACGAGTATCTAGCAAAGAGAGTCTAGCAGTGATTGGAAGTCCTTGTCTTCCATGGTAGGAAAACACAAGTCTAATGGCTCCAAAATGAAGATGTGTATACTTCTGTTGTCTCCACTGTTGTATGAAGTGTGGAGGGATTTCTAGGGTTACATACTGTTCAGTAGTTACTGAGGACAGAATACATTGAGAAAGAGCGGATGACTGTACATACTCTTTTACTGCGATAGAAGGTCTAGAAATTATATGTCTTAACTGTCGGGAGAAAGACTGATTACGGCGGAAGACTGAGTAAGGGTTAAGTATAGGTACAAGGGAATTTTGGATCTGGGCTGTTTCAGGTATATGGGATATCTCTACCAGGTTATCTATCTTTTCTGTAATATATTGTTTACAGGAAGTAGGTAGAGTAAGGGAAGAGGTTTGAACTATAGGGCTAGTACTGGTTTCCATGGTGGTAAGGATAAAAGATCCTTAGTTCGTGGCGTTGTAACCGAAACCGCGCTTTCTAAGCCAGTGGGAGCAAAGCTCTTGCAAGTTCCGTTTTCCAGCCTATAAACTTTCAGATCAGAAGTACTTTAGCAAtttctgatgtgcaggatcctctaAAGAGGCAAGCACTGAGCATACTCTTGATTGTACTGGTAAGAGGATGATGAACAATAAAGGATACTAAAGACTTTAATCATTAACACTCTGGTTATCTTATAAAAACACTTTATGTGTAAAGGCACTCCTCTTTTACCAGCAACTTACCTCCTTCTCTTTccaaggctctgataccagaTGGCCGGGAGCTGTTCACTGTACCCACTAGAAAGTACTATTGATTAAATCCAGTTCagacacttaattatcactaacactcttagcctttcagctctcttactccaataagaccggcgcccagagagcgaagctcgactagggttCTTAACTCCAGTTTGGTCACTTAGGCTTCCAAATAAGCCGATGCCTAAAGAgaaatgctcgaccagggaacTTTACTTCGGCAcactcactctactcagcccagagagcaatgctcgaccagggcaagtcctaaacttacctttttaaatttaccaatttaccatttttccatcactctcgAATTTATACTGGTGCACTCATCAAAATAATGGGTTCTACTGCcatcccatcccgagtcaacacaaaatcgataaaatcataatgcggaaaaatgaaacatatataaacagtatataactaaataatcaaaatattaatcatttaatcagaGATATCACGTAAAATATTAACATGACACATgtaagcagatatatgactttaacttacAGCTTTGATGACCTCCTAGCtttgctccgatgcctcgggtggagcgagccgaactaacagattatctaatcacagaaaataattaatcaataacgcTGAAACAGTTGACAATTAActctaggtctagattcctaagaccgactgtctaaaaatctcgactcggaagaATTCTACCGCAAAACCTCCCTTAAaatacggacatttaccccccgtaaaacagGTCTAGGACttgccagaaaacacttcaaataatcaacatttcattttaacgggagtcgaGTCCCCAAgatttcactattttcccgacttcgccacacatcacaaaacaCGACCCAAGGCAGACAGGccaacaaataattattttaactcacaatattttttaatattcaacataattcaataaacatataatttaccaaagaattctaaaatcaacgggccagagaaaattaccgagatgctTGATCACTCgatcgactcgcctccagctgccggagtccgatcgatgatCCGAACACAGcaacggactcgaaacgacgcgctgattACAATCCCCGCTTACGATCTTCCGATCCGAcctccgatcatccagagAGATTTATGGatgatctcggccgtcgatttgcaaacggagtccgatcaccacgaaaccggtgccattgcgaagcttgagctgagggaAGTccgatatgtcctccgatcatccatccatCTCCGGTGCTCGCcgagaaaaatagaaaacgcCGGCTGCCTCTAACTTTTTACTTCGCCGGATCTTGCAATTCCGGCAGCCTCAAGGGGTGGCGATGGTCGGAAAAGAAAGCCTCGGAGCTGCTGATCATTTTGAGCCTAAAAACGCCGCTAATGGTCGCCGGAAACCCCTTGATCGATAACAAGAAAAATTCTGCCGGAACAAGCCATTTTCGCCGCTTGCTGACGGCGCACCTCCCGACGTCGACGCCACCCTTGGCCAAGCCTCCAGCGTCCGTCCACCATGGACGCCCCCTTCTCCCTTTTCCCTtttcccttcttcttcttccttcccttccttctttcttttctttcttctttcttttcctctccATATCGGCTTTTGGTCCCTGCATTTTTCTTCCTTaccatttggtccctcaactttttccTACAGAAATTCCagttaacccctaaactttctttagcttttcaattaagcccatAACTATTTAGTTTggaccaaaataaaattattgaaaatacacaattacatatttacccttgctttaaaatataaaattaccaaaaagctcttaccgacatatttaattacaaaaatatcaaatatacaaatttttgttaaaactccatattaataaaattatacttttaatccttatcctaaaataaatttttaatctagtcctcacacaattaatttaattaatcaatttgttaaatatttttcaatttagctaattaaaatgcccTTTTTTCCAATaactcttttataaaatatcctttacaaattcttccataactctcaattatagaatttaatttatatatattcatttgggagaaaatttgattaataaaaaatataatttatttctcatagaatttacttaattaattccttaaaaattaaactaataaaatatagaaaataacttctttatttgtctagtattaaaatttccatttaaatcatttcaatttaaaccaaataaaaataaaataaaatatatttaaataaaaactcatttattaattattattaatattattattattaaagaaaaattctgggtattacaataaaaaaataataacaaaccaaaaattaaaagaaaatattttaaaaactcaAAGTACTGTAGTGGTAATATGGAGTAACTTGCCTTAACATTATCTTGAGTTACCTTAACCACACCCGATGTATGATGCTAGATacttaaaaagttatattttggaaacaaaagaatttaaagCGTGTAGTTTATAAAGGAACTCACAGCAGCCAAATGCTCTGCTTATAGAGGTCCAAGGTGTTCACCGCAGGAGGAACACGAGTTGGAACATATCAGTTCCTTTCTTCATGCTATGATGGAACAATCATACCATCCATTAGTTTCAGTTTTTTTGGATATCTATCTTCTCTCTCTTCATCAGAGCTCTCACTACCATCCCAGTATCTCTTGTGATCAATAGCTTCTTCTTCCATAGGGTTTATCCCAATCTCTATTGGCCCTTCGAGTCGGTTGCAACACTCTTCCTCTCGGGAATATAGAGGAATGGCGGCACACTTTTTCACCATGCTAGATTGCATACAGCAGCTCTCGTTATTTTGCCAGTAGAATTCAAATGAGGCTTCATTGTAGGATAACTCATTGGCCTCTGTAGAAGAGAAATTGGGATCGTAGAAAAGAATCACATGGTCTGATCCAACATACTTGTTCTTCCCTGATACATGAGTTCTACTGCTATAAACTTCTTTGCAATCAGTATATTCACCACGATAGTTTTTAAGTTGATAGACACAAAGAACATCAAAGAAACTGTTGTGATATTCAAATTCATCCTCAAATGCCAGAACAACACATAGAGTGAATCCCAAGAGGTTATGCTTATGAGAACGTGGATGCAACTGGATCACGATCGAACTTCCCTCGCTTTGATATCCGAACCACTTAGGAATTTTACTTCCAGGATACCAGATGCTAAAGGATTCCTACATTTCAAGGATCAAAATGCTTGTAAGTAGACTTAGTAATGCAGAATGAATGagtagaagaaaagaagtgcCAGAGAAACATACCTCATCTTTTGCTCTCATTGCTACTTTCTGAATCCAAAACTGTGCATCTGCCAGAAAATCACTCCAAGCACTTTCGTCCATTTTGAAGCAACTAgtaaatataatctttttatcatAGAACGTATGAGTATATTTCAACTGAAAAATCTGTTTGAGGCCAGAGATTGTTTCCAAGGATCTGCAATCATGTGCATCTATATCTGTCAGAGAATGTGGAACCTCCGGTAAAGATCGAAGTCTCCTACAGGAACTTATGTCAAGACAACGCAAATTAAGAAGGTATTTGAAGCTTGGCAGTTGATCAAAATAGTTTCCACTTAGATCAAGCTTTGATATACAGGACAAATGGTTCATATGAGAAGGCAATTTCAATAGATTACATACGCCGACTGAGAGGTCCTCTAAAGTTGTCAAATTTGAGAGCTTCTCCGGAAGCTTTTCAAGTTTAGGGCAAAAAGTGAGAAATAGCCAGTAGAGAGCCTTCAAATTACAAAAGCTTTCTGGAAGATGAGCAAGATTTCTgcaattttctaaatatattgAGGAAAGCCCTTTCAGACGCTCAATAGAGGATGGTAGCTCTTTAATGGCTGTTCCATTTAAGACAAGTACCTTCAAACGATCCATACTCTCCAAGATTTCTGGGAAACTCTGCAGATTTGAGCAGCCACATAAACTAAGGCTTTCAAGAGATTTTAACTTGCAAATGCTGCTTGGAAGACTCTCAAGCTTAGTGCAATAATTCATTTCTAGAGTGCTAAGAGATTTCCAACGAGTGGTACTTGGCATACTTCTAAGGTTCTTGCAGCCGGATAGTTTCATGTAACTAAGATTACTGGCTGTTGTTAGCTCTGTAATTCTTATTAATGCTTGCGAGTAACTAAGATCAATCACTTTTAACTTCTTAAGATCCTGGAGTAAAAAAGATATAGCTAGAATGCGTCAGAACTCTTAAACCTCATGAGTTTGAGGAAAGAACAatctatataaaaagattGTACCTTGCATCCTTTCCAAAGTCGTTTTACTTTGCTATAAGGCAGGACAAGGACAACAAGGTTCATCAGGTGGATACGAGCAGGCAAAGATTTCAATGGGTATCCGTGCCAATGTAAATATCTTAGCTCATTAGAAAGAGAGTCCAGTCCTTGCGGGAGGCGTATCTTAGTACATTCTTTAAAACCACCGTGGATATAAGATTGgtagaatttgagaaatcttAGATTATACATTCTCCCGAAGGCATTTGAATTCAGTTCAATCTTGTTTATCATAGACGTGTTAAGGCACATACCTTCAATTGTTTCAGTTccctgaaaaagaaagagaaaacaagCATACGTATGACAATAAACACACCAACAAGTAACAACTACTGGAGAAGAGCTATGAGTACATACAATTAAGATCGTTATGATCTTACCAAATTTCTTGAGAATACATGTAGAATGTCTTCATGATTCCATAATCTAGTGCGTTGGCTTGGCTGTTTAGATTCTTGGAGAACAATCTCCTTGCCCATTTCTTGCAACAAATCATGCATTTCtactttatcatttaaaatagtTATGAGAGATTTATCAACCAGAAGACACAATCCAATCTTTGTTGAGAAGCCACATCCATCTAATATCTTTGTTACCATTTCCACGCTTTCGCCTCTGAAAAAACATGcaatgtcaagaaaaatattctTCTCTTCTGCATCAAGGCCATCATAACTAATTTTCAGAACATTTTGAGTGGCTCTATGAGGagctttttttaatttgtctaATGCACTTTCCCATTCTGTTTTGCTCTTGCCAAATAGAAAGGAACCCAAAACTTTAAGAGCCAAAGGAACACCCTTAGCATATTCTATGACCAAATCTGATAGATAGCTGTAATCTTCTGGGACACATTTTTTCTTGAAGGTGGTCTGGTTAAAAAGTTGAAGAGCTTCATGATGAACTAATTCTTTGACTTCATATATATCATCTACTATTTTGGTAAGTACTTGTTTATCTCTACTTGTTACAATAATTCTACTTCCTGGACCAAACCAATCATGGCTTCCAACTAGTAAGTCTAGTTGTTCTGAATCATTCGCATCATCAACAACAATTAAAACCCTTCTATGCTTAAGCATCTGCTTAACCCAAAAAGAGTATCCAATATTGGGCGTATCGATCTTGAAATCTCTTTTCTCCAATGTCTTAGAAAGAAGTTCCTCTTGTAAACGGGCTAGTCCCccattcttttcaaaatttccCCTAACATTTGCAAGAAAGCAGGATCCTTCAAATTGATATGCAATTTGGTAAAAGACAGCTTCAGCAAGAGTTGTTTTCCCTATACCTCCCATACCCCAAATTCCTAGAAAGCGGACATCTACCGACCCAATAGACAATAATTCTTTGATTTGCTCAATCCGTGAATCTACTCCCACAATGCCCTCTACTACATCACTTGAATATGATTGTTTCAGTTGTTTCAAAGTATACATGACAATTTCATCAACAAGTTTGGACTCCGGCCTGCCAAATGTGCGAGTAGATCAGCAGAAATATTTGTGTATTAGATACATAATCTACTATATACATTTTTAAGTGGATCAACCAAAAGAAATGCtcatttgttttaaatattacctataatttaaaaatatagctttttgacatatataattttttatcttgttACAATTCGCGTGTGCCTTTACTTATGTGGCTTGTCGACGTGGAAGTCCATTTGCCAATGTAAATAAAGTCACACGCCTTATTAGGCTTGGATAAAATGGTAACAACACGAAAAGTACATATGCTAAATTATTACATttataacatatattatatatctgAATAAATGACtatgatatatatatgcttattaggctctttaatttttctaatgttTTGATATTATAAGTATTACATAATTAGATCACATCAGTTCTGATAATTGTAgacaaattattatatataaccAACTAATTGAGTTACTGgttatcaaattcattagGAAGAAGAAATCAGTTCTCAGAGCATTGGCAtgattttctcttctttttttctttttacctttttttcgGTAAACTTCCTGCCAAACCTTTTtgaaggagaaagaaaattcatCTACTTACACGGATAAGCCAAACTGATAAATGTATACGTTTTATACAAGACTTGGATAGAATTGtagcaataataaaaaatacatatgccaaattattatattttaaaaatatatctgcAGACGTGCTTAATAGGCCTCTTTTAAGTGTAATGCTCTAGATTTCTATTTACAATAATCTTCAACTCAAGAAATGCAAAAGGGTTACTGAAGAAATGTACCTAGTAACACGAGAATCGAATGCAGACAAATTGGCTGCTTTGGACAAGGCATTCTTCCACTTCTGCACTTTCTCAAACTGATCATAGCTTGGAAATGCTTCAGCAAAAACACTAACATCTGATGGACCCACATGATAGAATACTGGCAATACCAATTGCCCACAAGTCTCTTTGCATTCAATTATCCTTACAATTTCATTTAAACACCATCTGGAAAAAGCATACCtttctgagaaaataacgATTGCAATTTTCGACTCTTCAATTGCTTTTGAAATTGCTGGAGTTATTTCTTCTCCTACATGAAGATCATTGTTGTCCATGAAAGTGATGACCGACTTCCGAGATAAAGCAGCAAAAAGATGACTTGTAAAGTTGTCACGAGTATCTTCACCTCTAAAACTCAAGAAAACATCATATTTCCATTGATGGGTAGTATGGGAAGTGGACAAAGAAGTAGCcattgaaaaaaagaaaaaaaatttggtgTGTGATAGTTTGCAGAGTTTATCGATATCTAGGGATACAAGAGTTATTCTTGTAGCTAAATATATTGTTAAACAGGACAAAgatactttcttttctttgaatcacGAAATTTCTTGCGATTTTCTTGTGGAAACAGCTGTCAAATTTTCGTGTTTTGTCTGctaaaagcaattaaagcaACACCATCAGTACTGTCAACAAAGCGTTTGATAAAATGCTTCAGTATCACTATCCCCATCACTATCAGAGTATTCTTTAATCATTTTATGTCCTTTTGTCAGAAAGAAAATACCTATCACcttctttataataaaagtcGTTATCAACTTTGGTGGCCGCAAAAGACCTTCTAGATTCAACTCATACCAAAACTTTCATCATTATAATGTACCATTATTATAATGCAATAATGCTACCTAAGGTCCCCTTTATATCCACCGTAAGTAGCCATGGGCTGGCTTAAAAGAAGATTTTTGGGCCAATGAGTTGTGGTAATGGGCAAGCAAGTAACTACGATTCCAGCGGCCTTGACCTCTTCAAATTTCTCTAGCTCAAGCTGGCCGGCAAGCCTGATTTTGGGAACTATTATGCTCATCAGGCGGACAATTCACTTTATTTGGGCTTGATAAAGTAAGAAGGATCCATTCCAGGGCACTGGTATAAATGTAACATTCTTTTACAAGTTGAGATTTGAGGGTTAAAATGTTGCAATTCAGGTCCACAACCTTTCGCCTCCGCTCATAATTAACCCGTGAGTGCCTGTAATTCATAACAAAAGCATTATATGGAACTCTAATccttcatttttataaaaatcttaaattttattattaagtaaCGAGAAACAGAGAGGTAATAATCTCCAATacattagaatatatatatatatattatagacaGCTCATGCACAAAAGTTTATCACATGAATAAATTCTTCTTAGGCTAGTCTCAAAAGTTTCATTGCCCACTTCCAGCAAGATAGTATGTCAACTCATTgatctaattatatatatatatatatacactccTCCACTTAACTGGTAAAATCTCAAAGGAATAACATACTTTTTGAGTCACACTGATGTGTTTAGAACAACAAATGAAATTTATAGACAtcttatttaattacatatagCAGCTAGCATCTCTATTCTTTGTTAGATACtgttaataatttacttaCATGCAAATACAGATGTAATCTATAAGTAATGTTAGCCAACAAGAAGATTGAGAGTCCCAATTCTTTAATAATCTACCCAGCtgaaacattaaataaattccCAATACATTAGCATTTCTTAGAAAATTCAgcaggtatatatatatattatctgtAGCCGAGAATCATAtaggttatatatatataattctacATCAGTACTTTATcaatattgttattattgtaTACAAATGAATTTATCCCTTTAGATAACTCTACTCCTCAAACATTGGAGGAATTGAtgtctaaaataatataacatatGTGACACTCTAAATTGTTATTCTTGCTTCATGCACAAACaacaaagaatataaatatgcatgcaTTATCCAGTAGTCTAACAAATCTAATTAGAATACTACTTTTTGTTTGGCATATCATTAACTctactctctttttttttttcagttttatctttatttcttatttgtatCAATTTTGCCATCAACTTTTTGAATTGTATCAATTTTATCCCAATCCAGAAATAGTATGTGTCCGAGCTGAGGTGGCATGCTTAGCTGTTAAAATCCTGTCCTGCAGGGACAACTTACTTCACTTCATGAGATTTGTGCCTTCGtattaattcttcttttaatctttttttttttgttatattgtgGTTATGGTGAAATGATAGTGGAAATCATCCTTTCAACTGCACTTTCATTTCTTCAATAATTTATCTGCAATTCATGGTTTTGTTTTCATTCTTTTACCGAATGTGTGCatctttctttccattttgatGGGTATATTAGTTTGTAATTTTGCTACTTCCCCCATTAAAGTGGGTGCTTATGGACAATTAGTCACGTTCAATGTTTAAGTTGATTACTTCATCTGCTGAGACTATTGCTAATTGCGTAGAGCATCTTTTAAGAGAATTTTTGTGATTTGATTATCCTTTTTGGTCTTCATTGATCCTTTCATGATTATGATGATCTACTTCCCTTCAAAATATTGCTATGCTATGTATTATCTGGAGCTTCCTCATTT comes from Ricinus communis isolate WT05 ecotype wild-type chromosome 5, ASM1957865v1, whole genome shotgun sequence and encodes:
- the LOC8272452 gene encoding disease resistance-like protein DSC1; translated protein: MATSLSTSHTTHQWKYDVFLSFRGEDTRDNFTSHLFAALSRKSVITFMDNNDLHVGEEITPAISKAIEESKIAIVIFSERYAFSRWCLNEIVRIIECKETCGQLVLPVFYHVGPSDVSVFAEAFPSYDQFEKVQKWKNALSKAANLSAFDSRVTRPESKLVDEIVMYTLKQLKQSYSSDVVEGIVGVDSRIEQIKELLSIGSVDVRFLGIWGMGGIGKTTLAEAVFYQIAYQFEGSCFLANVRGNFEKNGGLARLQEELLSKTLEKRDFKIDTPNIGYSFWVKQMLKHRRVLIVVDDANDSEQLDLLVGSHDWFGPGSRIIVTSRDKQVLTKIVDDIYEVKELVHHEALQLFNQTTFKKKCVPEDYSYLSDLVIEYAKGVPLALKVLGSFLFGKSKTEWESALDKLKKAPHRATQNVLKISYDGLDAEEKNIFLDIACFFRGESVEMVTKILDGCGFSTKIGLCLLVDKSLITILNDKVEMHDLLQEMGKEIVLQESKQPSQRTRLWNHEDILHVFSRNLGTETIEGMCLNTSMINKIELNSNAFGRMYNLRFLKFYQSYIHGGFKECTKIRLPQGLDSLSNELRYLHWHGYPLKSLPARIHLMNLVVLVLPYSKVKRLWKGCKDLKKLKVIDLSYSQALIRITELTTASNLSYMKLSGCKNLRSMPSTTRWKSLSTLEMNYCTKLESLPSSICKLKSLESLSLCGCSNLQSFPEILESMDRLKVLVLNGTAIKELPSSIERLKGLSSIYLENCRNLAHLPESFCNLKALYWLFLTFCPKLEKLPEKLSNLTTLEDLSVGVCNLLKLPSHMNHLSCISKLDLSGNYFDQLPSFKYLLNLRCLDISSCRRLRSLPEVPHSLTDIDAHDCRSLETISGLKQIFQLKYTHTFYDKKIIFTSCFKMDESAWSDFLADAQFWIQKVAMRAKDEESFSIWYPGSKIPKWFGYQSEGSSIVIQLHPRSHKHNLLGFTLCVVLAFEDEFEYHNSFFDVLCVYQLKNYRGEYTDCKEVYSSRTHVSGKNKYVGSDHVILFYDPNFSSTEANELSYNEASFEFYWQNNESCCMQSSMVKKCAAIPLYSREEECCNRLEGPIEIGINPMEEEAIDHKRYWDGSESSDEEREDRYPKKLKLMDGMIVPS